CCGCTCGAAATCCGCAAGGTCTGCAGTGTCATGAGCCGCCGCGTCGGTGCGTGGATCCAGCGAAAATCGCTCGCGCGGTTACTTGACCTTCATTTTCACCGCCCAGATCGGACTGGCTTTGTACCCCGCATCCACCGCAATGCCGAAGTATTCGTGCGTGGATTCGGGCCTCCACCGCCCCTGAGCGTCGGCGGCGGTGACGAGCACCTTGAAGATGCCCGGGACGTTCGTCGGCACCTTCTCGATCGGCACGACTTTCCAGTCCTGCGGAGTCGCGGTACTCGGGGTGTCCGGCGAAGCGTTCCCGCCGAGCCGATAGCCGTGCCACTCGAGGCCCTTCAGCGGCGCCGTGGCCAGTTCGGGAAGGTTCAGATAGATCGGACTGACCCTGGCGACGGAGGGAACGCTGTACTCCGGCAGTTCCGGGTACAGGCGCGGCCCGTAGGTCGTGCCCAGCGTTCCCAGTTTCGGTATTTCCACGAGGTAGCCGTCGGCCTCGATGAAGACGCCTGGCTGCTTGATTTCCGGCATCCCGCCACCACAGCCGGTTGACCCCAGCAAGATCACGAGCGCGGACAGAAGCCAGCGGGCCTGTGACGACATGCGCTCAATCGTATCCTCACACGGGCGTGGCGCTTGCGCATCAGCGGCTGCCCCATGCCATCGTCGAGCCGTGCAACCGTGGCCGGCGATGAGAGATAATCGCGGCCGGAACTGACGGATTCACACTGAGGAGCACCCCATGCCTGTTCGTCGACTCTCGGTATTGATCGTCGCGATGCTCGCTCTGGCCGGGACCGTGTTCGGGGCAGACATCAGCGGTAAGTGGACCGCCAGCTTCGACACGCAGATCGGCCAGCAGAACTACACCTATGAGTTCACCACCAAAGGCGACGTGGTGACCGGCACGGCCAAATCGGAGAATGGGGAATCGGTCCTGCGCAACGTCAAGGTCGACGGCAACAAGCTGACCTTCGTCGAGATGCTGAAGTTCCAGGACATGGACATCGAGATCACGTACACCGGCACGATCGTCTCCGCTGACGAGATCAAGTTCACGCGGCAGGTCGGCGAGTTTGCCACCGAGGAGCTGGTCGCGAAACGCGCGAAGTGATCCCTGGCCCACGGCCAGGGATTCGGCGCCGCGGAGCCTGCCTGCGTGTACCAGATCGACAGTTCCGAGGACGCTCTCCGCGGCGCCACCGAGATGGTGCGCCGTCCCTCGCGGCTGCAGGTCAGCCGCCGGGTGTGGCTGCTCGGCCTGACCAGCCTGTTCACCGATGTCTCGTCCGAGATGGTGGCCTCGGTGCTGCCGCTCTATGCCCTCGTCAAGCTCAAGCTCGATCCGTGGGCCGTCGGGCTGATCGGCGGTGTCTATGTGGGCGGCGCGTCGTTCGTCCGGCTCGTCGGGGGTGGCGTCGCAGACAGCACGGGATCGTACAAGGCTGTCGCGGTCACCGGCTATACCCTGTCGGTGGCATCGCGCATCGGCCTCGTCGTGTTCGGAGGATCCTGGACGAACCTGCTCTGGGTGGTGGCGATCGACCGGCTCGGGAAGGGACTGCGCAGCGATGCGCGCGATGCCTTGATTTCATTTAGCGCAACGCCTGAGCGGCTGGCGACGGCATTCGGCGTCCATCGCGCCCTCGACACCGCGGGCGCCATGCTCGGACCGCTGGTCGCATTTGGATTGCTGTGGGCGGCACCCGATGCCTACGACGCGGTCTTCGTGGTGAGCGCGTGCACGGCGGTGGTCGGCCTCGCCATCCTGGTGCTGTTCGTCGAGGATGTCGGCGCCGACGCTCCCGCGGCGGGACGCCGGGAGCGTCCGACGCGGCGCCTCGTGATGCAGACGCTTCAACTCGCGGGCATCCGCCCGCTGCTCGCTGCCGGCGTCCTGCTGAACGTCGCGATCATCAGCGATGCGTTCTTCTTCCTCACGCTGCAGCGCCGTTTTGCCTTGTCGTCGAGCTCCTTTCCCCTGTTGTACGTGGCCACCTCGGCGGTCTACATGGTGCTGGCTTTGCCAGCCGGCCTGCTTGCCGATCGCGCCGGACGGCTGCGCGTCTTTCTCGGGAGCCACGCGGTGCTCCTGATGGCGTACGCCGCACTGCTCCTCCCCTCACGAGGCCGTGTCGAGATCGCCGGCTTCGTGGTGCTCTTCGGAGCGTACTATGCCGGAACGGATGGCGTGCTGATGGCGCTGGTCGGCAGCCGGCTCCCAAGCGCGCTCCGCGGGACCGGCATGGCCTCGATGACCACGCTCACGGGCCTGGCCCGTTTCGGCGCCTCGCTGCTGTTTGGATGGCTGTGGACGTGGGGAGGGCTCAATCGCGCCGTGGGCATCACCGCAGCGTCATTCCTCGTCGCAGTCGTGCTGAGCACGTTCCTGCTGCAATCGAGGCAAACCCGGACCTCCTTCAGTTGACGACACGCCACGATCCTGACGCTGCCGCTGGCGAAACGCCTCAGCCGCCCCGGCTCTCGACGCCTGGCGGCCGGAGCGGCCGTCGTGCGCTGTTCGCCCTCATCGCTCTGGCCTGCGCGCTCGTCAGCGTCCTCTACGTACACAACGTTCTGGATCGACAGCGGGCGAGGCGAATCTCGCGTGCGGGCAGTCGTGCCGTCGAGGCTCGCACCGGCGACTCCCTCGCAACCGTGCCGGGTTCGCTGGTGCTGTTCAGCAGTCTCGTTCCGGGCGACGGTCTCCGCTACCGAGTGGCGCTGGCATCGATCGCGGAGCCGACCGGTCCCCGCGCGCTATCGGGCCTGGTGTGCGAGCAGGTGTACTTCGCCGGCGCACACGGCGTCTGCCTTGGCGAAGGGGGCGGCCGGACGGCGCTCGACTATGGGGTCACCGACACCCACGCTTACGTCTTCGGATCCGATTTCCAGATCCGCTACGACATTCCACTGGGCGGCGTCCCGAGCCGTGTGCGTGTTTCGCGCGACGGACGCGTCGGCGCCGCGACGGTCTTCGTGATCGGCCATTCGTATGCGGACGCCGCCTTTTCGACCGCCAC
The window above is part of the Vicinamibacterales bacterium genome. Proteins encoded here:
- a CDS encoding MFS transporter, with the protein product MYQIDSSEDALRGATEMVRRPSRLQVSRRVWLLGLTSLFTDVSSEMVASVLPLYALVKLKLDPWAVGLIGGVYVGGASFVRLVGGGVADSTGSYKAVAVTGYTLSVASRIGLVVFGGSWTNLLWVVAIDRLGKGLRSDARDALISFSATPERLATAFGVHRALDTAGAMLGPLVAFGLLWAAPDAYDAVFVVSACTAVVGLAILVLFVEDVGADAPAAGRRERPTRRLVMQTLQLAGIRPLLAAGVLLNVAIISDAFFFLTLQRRFALSSSSFPLLYVATSAVYMVLALPAGLLADRAGRLRVFLGSHAVLLMAYAALLLPSRGRVEIAGFVVLFGAYYAGTDGVLMALVGSRLPSALRGTGMASMTTLTGLARFGASLLFGWLWTWGGLNRAVGITAASFLVAVVLSTFLLQSRQTRTSFS